From Yersinia hibernica, a single genomic window includes:
- the ribD gene encoding bifunctional diaminohydroxyphosphoribosylaminopyrimidine deaminase/5-amino-6-(5-phosphoribosylamino)uracil reductase RibD produces MQPDEFYMARAFELARLGRFTTPPNPNVGCVLVRDGEIVGEGYHLRAGEPHAEVHALRMAGEKAHGATAYVTLEPCSHHGRTPPCADALLAAGVKRVVAAMQDPNPQVAGRGLYKLKQAGVTVESGLMLAEAEAVNLGFLKRMRTGFPYLQLKMAASLDGRTAMASGESQWITSPQARQDVQRFRAESSAILSTSATVLADDPSLTVRWQELDAKTQALYPQDRLRQPTRIILDSHNRVLPTHKVIQQDGPCWLARVASDEKLWPDNIEQLLLPRHGNGVDLVLLMMQLGKRQINSVWVEAGPQLAGALLQAGVVDELILYIAPKLLGSDARGLCQLAGLTELSDAPEFDFTDVRRVGPDLRLRLKPKY; encoded by the coding sequence ATGCAGCCCGATGAGTTTTATATGGCGCGAGCCTTTGAATTGGCGCGATTGGGGCGTTTTACCACACCACCGAACCCTAATGTCGGGTGTGTCCTGGTGCGTGACGGTGAGATTGTTGGCGAGGGTTATCACCTGCGAGCCGGGGAACCTCATGCAGAGGTGCATGCTTTAAGGATGGCGGGTGAGAAAGCACATGGCGCGACCGCTTATGTCACTCTGGAACCTTGCAGTCACCATGGGCGCACGCCGCCTTGCGCCGATGCTTTGCTGGCCGCGGGAGTCAAGCGTGTGGTGGCTGCGATGCAGGACCCCAATCCTCAGGTCGCCGGGCGCGGTTTATATAAATTGAAGCAAGCGGGCGTCACTGTAGAGAGTGGTTTGATGCTGGCAGAAGCCGAAGCGGTTAATCTTGGTTTTTTAAAGCGGATGCGCACTGGCTTTCCTTATTTGCAACTGAAAATGGCGGCATCTTTGGATGGCCGCACGGCAATGGCCTCCGGCGAAAGCCAATGGATAACTTCGCCCCAGGCGCGCCAGGATGTGCAGCGCTTTCGCGCTGAAAGCTCCGCAATCCTTAGCACCAGCGCCACTGTTTTGGCCGACGATCCTTCGCTGACCGTGCGCTGGCAGGAGTTAGATGCGAAAACCCAAGCGCTGTATCCTCAAGACAGGCTACGCCAGCCAACACGAATTATACTTGATAGCCATAACCGCGTTTTGCCTACGCATAAAGTAATACAGCAAGATGGCCCATGCTGGCTGGCTCGAGTGGCGTCAGATGAGAAGTTATGGCCTGATAATATCGAGCAATTATTGTTGCCCCGTCACGGTAATGGCGTGGATTTAGTCTTATTGATGATGCAGCTGGGCAAGCGGCAAATTAATTCTGTTTGGGTCGAAGCAGGGCCACAACTTGCCGGCGCTTTGTTGCAGGCCGGTGTCGTTGATGAACTCATTCTTTATATTGCGCCCAAATTGTTAGGCAGCGATGCACGTGGGTTATGCCAGTTGGCTGGGCTAACAGAGCTCAGTGATGCCCCAGAGTTTGACTTCACCGACGTCCGTCGGGTGGGGCCGGATTTGCGTCTGCGCTTAAAACCGAAGTATTAA
- the nrdR gene encoding transcriptional regulator NrdR: MHCPFCAAVDTKVIDSRLVSDGSQVRRRRQCLDCNERFTTFEVAELVLPRVIKSDDVREPFNEEKLRRGMLKALEKRPVSSDDVETAISHIKSQLRATGEREVPTKMVGNLVMEALKRLDKVAYIRFASVYRSFEDIREFGEEIARLQD, from the coding sequence ATGCATTGCCCGTTTTGTGCCGCTGTGGATACCAAAGTCATTGACTCCCGTCTGGTGAGCGATGGTTCGCAAGTGCGCCGTCGCCGCCAGTGTTTAGATTGTAATGAACGTTTTACTACTTTCGAAGTGGCTGAATTGGTGCTGCCGCGCGTCATTAAAAGTGATGATGTGCGCGAACCCTTCAATGAAGAAAAATTACGGCGTGGCATGCTTAAAGCACTCGAAAAACGCCCGGTTAGCTCGGATGATGTCGAAACTGCCATCAGCCACATCAAATCTCAATTACGCGCCACAGGTGAACGTGAAGTGCCGACCAAGATGGTCGGCAATTTGGTGATGGAAGCATTGAAACGCTTGGATAAAGTGGCTTATATCCGCTTTGCCTCGGTCTATCGCAGTTTTGAAGATATTCGCGAATTTGGCGAAGAAATCGCCCGCTTGCAAGATTAG
- the secF gene encoding protein translocase subunit SecF, with translation MAQDYTVEQLNYGRKVYDFMRWDYVAFGVSLLLLVASVVVMATKGFNWGLDFTGGTVIEISLEKPADMDQLRDTLEAAGFESPILQNFGSTRDVMVRMPPATGTAGQELGNKVISVINESVDKNASVKRIEFVGPSVGSDLAQAGGMALLVALLCILVYVGFRFEWRLALGAVIALAHDVVITMGILSLFHIEIDLTIIASLMSVIGYSLNDSIVVSDRIRENFRKIRRGTPYEVMNVSLTQTLSRTIMTSATTLMVVLMLFIFGGAMLQGFSLTMLIGVSIGTVSSIYVASALALKLGMKREHMLQQKVEKEGADQPSILP, from the coding sequence GTGGCACAGGATTATACTGTTGAACAACTGAACTATGGCCGTAAAGTCTATGACTTTATGCGCTGGGATTACGTTGCTTTCGGCGTCTCACTGCTGTTGTTAGTGGCATCCGTTGTGGTGATGGCGACTAAAGGGTTTAACTGGGGTCTGGATTTCACCGGTGGTACGGTGATTGAAATTAGCTTGGAAAAACCTGCGGATATGGATCAACTGCGTGATACTTTGGAAGCGGCGGGTTTTGAATCGCCAATCCTGCAAAACTTTGGTAGCACCCGTGATGTGATGGTACGTATGCCACCCGCCACCGGAACAGCCGGGCAGGAGTTGGGCAACAAAGTCATTTCCGTGATCAATGAGTCAGTTGATAAGAATGCATCAGTAAAACGTATTGAATTCGTTGGGCCAAGTGTGGGCAGTGATTTAGCCCAGGCGGGTGGTATGGCGCTGCTGGTCGCATTACTGTGTATTCTGGTCTATGTCGGTTTCCGTTTTGAATGGCGTCTGGCATTGGGGGCGGTTATCGCTCTGGCGCATGACGTGGTTATTACCATGGGGATCTTGTCGTTATTCCATATTGAGATTGATTTAACCATCATCGCGTCATTGATGTCGGTTATCGGTTACTCACTTAACGACAGTATCGTGGTATCAGACCGTATTCGTGAAAACTTCCGCAAGATTCGCCGCGGCACGCCTTACGAAGTCATGAACGTGTCTCTGACCCAGACTTTAAGTCGTACTATCATGACTTCAGCAACTACGCTGATGGTGGTATTGATGCTGTTTATCTTCGGCGGTGCGATGCTGCAAGGCTTCTCATTGACGATGCTTATCGGTGTTTCCATCGGTACTGTTTCATCCATCTACGTTGCGTCCGCGTTGGCGTTGAAACTGGGCATGAAACGTGAGCATATGCTGCAGCAGAAAGTTGAGAAAGAGGGTGCTGATCAGCCTTCGATCCTGCCGTGA
- the secD gene encoding protein translocase subunit SecD gives MLNRYPLWKYLMLIVVIFVGLLYALPNLYGEDPAVQITGARGIAASETTLVQVRDVLEKDNIASKSIALENGAILARFKDPDVQLRAREALMAALGDQYVIALNLAPATPSWLAKLGAEPMKLGLDLRGGVHFLMEVDMDTALGKLQEQTMDTLRSDLREKNIPYATVRKLDNYGVEVRFRDDKTRDDAISYLSPRHRDLVIGSNGSNTLKAVMSDDRLREAREYAVQQNITILRNRVNQLGVAEPLVQRQGSDRIVVELPGIQDTARAKEILGATATLEFRLVNSNVDASVAASGRVPGDSEVKNTREGRPVVLYKRVILTGDHITDSTSSTDEYNQAQVNISLDSAGGSVMSNFTKDNIGKPMATLFVEYKDSGKKDANGRAVLVKQEEVINVATIQSRLGNSFRITGIDNPAEARQLSLLLRAGALIAPIQIVEERTIGPTLGSQNITQGLEACLWGLAVSILFMVIYYRKFGVIASTALLANLVLIVGVMSLLPGATLTMPGIAGIVLTLAVAVDANVLINERIKEEYRNGRTIQQAIHEGYKGAFSSIVDANVTTLITAIILYAVGTGSIKGFAITTAIGVATSMFTAIVGTRAIVNLLYGGKRINKLSI, from the coding sequence GTGTTAAACCGTTATCCTTTGTGGAAGTATCTGATGCTGATCGTCGTGATCTTCGTCGGTCTGCTATATGCACTTCCCAACCTTTATGGTGAGGATCCGGCTGTTCAAATCACTGGTGCGCGAGGAATCGCCGCCAGTGAAACAACGCTGGTCCAAGTCCGTGACGTTTTAGAAAAAGACAACATAGCGAGCAAGTCTATTGCGCTGGAAAACGGTGCAATCCTGGCTCGCTTTAAAGATCCCGACGTCCAGCTACGCGCCCGTGAGGCACTGATGGCTGCGCTGGGGGACCAATACGTAATCGCCCTGAACCTAGCTCCAGCAACGCCTTCGTGGCTGGCTAAACTGGGTGCAGAGCCGATGAAACTTGGCCTTGACTTGCGTGGTGGTGTGCACTTCTTGATGGAAGTGGACATGGATACTGCGCTTGGCAAGCTGCAAGAGCAAACGATGGATACCCTGCGCAGTGATTTGCGTGAGAAAAATATCCCGTATGCAACGGTACGTAAACTCGATAATTATGGTGTTGAAGTGCGTTTTCGTGACGACAAAACTCGCGATGATGCCATCAGCTACCTTTCTCCTCGCCACCGTGATTTGGTGATCGGCTCCAATGGCAGCAATACGTTAAAGGCTGTGATGAGCGATGACCGTCTGCGGGAAGCGCGCGAATATGCGGTTCAACAAAACATTACGATTCTGCGTAACCGGGTTAACCAATTAGGTGTAGCCGAGCCATTGGTTCAGCGCCAAGGGTCAGATCGTATAGTGGTTGAGTTACCCGGTATTCAGGATACAGCCCGAGCCAAAGAGATCCTTGGTGCGACTGCAACTCTGGAATTCCGCCTGGTAAACAGTAATGTTGATGCTTCTGTCGCTGCCTCTGGTCGTGTGCCTGGCGATTCAGAAGTCAAAAATACCCGTGAAGGTCGCCCGGTTGTCTTGTACAAGCGTGTTATTCTGACCGGTGACCATATTACCGATTCAACCTCTAGCACCGACGAATATAACCAAGCTCAAGTTAATATTTCGCTCGATAGTGCCGGTGGTTCTGTGATGTCTAATTTTACCAAAGACAATATCGGCAAGCCGATGGCGACTTTGTTTGTAGAATACAAAGACAGTGGTAAAAAAGATGCCAACGGCCGGGCTGTTCTGGTTAAGCAGGAAGAAGTTATCAACGTGGCGACCATCCAGTCGCGCTTAGGTAACAGTTTCCGCATTACCGGCATTGATAACCCAGCCGAAGCTCGTCAGCTTTCTCTGCTGCTGCGTGCGGGTGCATTGATTGCTCCAATCCAGATTGTGGAAGAGCGCACTATCGGGCCAACTTTGGGTTCCCAGAACATTACTCAAGGTTTGGAAGCCTGCTTATGGGGCTTGGCAGTTTCTATCCTGTTTATGGTGATTTACTACCGTAAATTTGGTGTGATTGCCAGTACCGCACTGTTGGCTAACTTGGTGTTGATCGTGGGCGTTATGTCTCTATTACCGGGGGCGACATTAACTATGCCGGGTATTGCCGGGATAGTATTGACGCTGGCGGTAGCAGTTGATGCTAACGTACTGATTAACGAGCGAATAAAAGAAGAGTACAGAAACGGGCGGACGATACAGCAAGCGATTCATGAGGGGTACAAAGGTGCCTTCTCAAGTATCGTCGATGCGAACGTAACGACACTCATCACAGCCATTATTCTTTACGCTGTGGGGACCGGTTCGATTAAAGGCTTTGCGATTACAACAGCTATTGGTGTCGCGACATCAATGTTCACTGCAATAGTCGGTACTCGTGCCATCGTCAACCTGCTTTACGGCGGCAAGCGCATTAACAAGCTGTCTATTTGA
- the yajC gene encoding preprotein translocase subunit YajC: MSLFISDAVASAGAPAQSSPYSLVIMLVVFGLIFYFMILRPQQKRAKEHKKLMDSIGKGDEVLTTGGLLGRVTKVAETGYIVIALNDTTEVMIKRDFVAAVLPKGTMKAL; encoded by the coding sequence ATGAGTCTTTTCATTTCTGATGCTGTCGCATCCGCTGGAGCTCCGGCTCAGAGCAGCCCGTACTCCCTAGTGATTATGCTGGTGGTATTTGGTCTGATTTTCTACTTCATGATCCTGCGTCCACAGCAAAAACGTGCCAAAGAACACAAAAAGCTGATGGATTCTATTGGTAAAGGTGATGAAGTGTTGACCACCGGTGGTTTACTTGGTCGTGTCACTAAAGTTGCGGAAACAGGTTATATCGTCATCGCGCTGAACGACACCACTGAAGTGATGATCAAACGTGACTTCGTGGCTGCCGTTTTACCGAAAGGTACAATGAAAGCTCTGTAA
- the tgt gene encoding tRNA guanosine(34) transglycosylase Tgt, translating into MKYELQQTDGRARRGRLVFERGVVETPAFMPVGTYGTVKGMTPEEVKETGAQILLGNTFHLWLRPGQEIMKLHGDLHDFMQWHGPILTDSGGFQVFSLGAMRKIKEEGVTFQNPINGDKVFLSPEKSMEIQYDLGSDIVMIFDECTPYPADWDYAKRSMEMSLRWAARSRQRFDELNNKNALFGIIQGGVYEDLRDVSVKGLVEIGFDGYAVGGLAVGEPKEDMHRILEHVCPQIPADKPRYLMGVGKPEDLVEGVRRGIDMFDCVMPTRNARNGHLFVTDGVVKIRNAKHKSDTATLDEHCDCYTCRNYSRAYLHHLDRCNEILGARLNTIHNLRYYQRLMAGLRQAIEEGKLERFVEDFYGRIGKPVPPLSPQLSV; encoded by the coding sequence GTGAAGTACGAATTACAACAAACGGATGGCCGCGCCCGTCGTGGTCGCCTGGTATTTGAACGCGGTGTTGTAGAGACCCCGGCATTTATGCCGGTCGGCACTTACGGCACCGTCAAAGGGATGACACCGGAAGAAGTCAAAGAAACCGGTGCACAGATCTTGCTGGGGAACACTTTCCACCTGTGGTTGCGCCCAGGCCAAGAAATCATGAAGTTGCACGGCGACTTGCATGATTTTATGCAATGGCACGGCCCCATTCTGACGGACTCCGGCGGTTTCCAGGTATTCAGTTTGGGGGCAATGCGCAAAATCAAAGAAGAAGGGGTGACGTTCCAAAATCCGATCAATGGCGATAAAGTTTTTCTTAGTCCGGAAAAGTCGATGGAAATTCAGTACGATCTCGGTTCTGATATCGTCATGATTTTCGACGAGTGCACCCCATACCCAGCAGACTGGGATTATGCTAAGCGTTCAATGGAAATGTCATTGCGCTGGGCTGCACGTAGCCGCCAACGTTTTGATGAACTGAACAATAAAAATGCATTGTTCGGCATTATTCAGGGCGGTGTTTACGAAGATTTACGTGATGTGTCCGTAAAAGGGCTGGTAGAGATTGGTTTTGATGGTTACGCTGTGGGCGGCCTGGCAGTAGGTGAGCCAAAAGAAGATATGCACCGCATTCTGGAGCATGTTTGCCCGCAGATCCCCGCGGATAAACCACGTTATTTAATGGGCGTGGGGAAACCGGAAGATTTGGTCGAGGGTGTACGTCGTGGTATCGACATGTTTGACTGTGTTATGCCAACGCGCAATGCCCGTAATGGTCATTTGTTTGTCACTGACGGGGTGGTAAAAATCCGTAATGCCAAGCATAAGAGTGATACTGCAACGCTGGACGAGCATTGTGATTGCTACACTTGTCGCAATTATAGCCGTGCCTACTTGCATCATCTCGACCGTTGCAACGAAATACTGGGTGCGCGGCTGAATACCATTCATAACCTGCGTTACTACCAACGCTTAATGGCGGGTTTACGTCAGGCTATTGAAGAGGGTAAATTAGAGCGCTTCGTTGAAGATTTCTATGGCCGGATAGGGAAACCAGTTCCGCCACTATCTCCACAATTAAGCGTTTGA
- a CDS encoding alpha/beta hydrolase: MTKKPNILLVHGAWGDGSHWRHVIPTLHNKDYPVYAVQNPLTSLADDVDRTRKLAASLAGPTILVGHSYGGMVISQLGDLPHVVGLVFVAAFAPDKGESLGSIFQLREPPSGAANLVPDADGFLWIKRDKFHESFCHDLDKNEAIIMTAAQKPTSGRCFEDTSAEPAWKTIPSWYQISNQDHMIPPETQQWFTERMKPKKTIRLDSSHASLASHPNEIIALIEEAAKGH; this comes from the coding sequence ATGACAAAAAAACCGAATATCCTATTAGTACACGGCGCATGGGGCGACGGCTCTCACTGGCGTCATGTTATTCCTACGCTGCACAACAAAGATTATCCGGTATATGCAGTACAAAACCCACTGACATCGTTGGCGGATGACGTGGACCGAACAAGAAAGCTGGCAGCTTCATTGGCAGGCCCCACCATTTTGGTTGGTCATTCCTATGGGGGGATGGTTATTTCCCAACTTGGTGATTTACCTCATGTTGTTGGGCTGGTCTTTGTTGCCGCTTTTGCGCCGGATAAAGGCGAAAGTCTTGGCAGTATTTTCCAACTACGCGAGCCCCCTTCGGGGGCGGCCAATCTTGTTCCCGATGCGGATGGTTTTCTTTGGATTAAGCGGGACAAATTCCACGAAAGTTTCTGTCACGACTTAGACAAAAACGAAGCCATCATTATGACTGCCGCGCAAAAACCTACCTCAGGTCGTTGCTTTGAAGACACCTCGGCAGAACCGGCCTGGAAAACCATACCCAGTTGGTATCAGATTTCCAATCAGGACCATATGATACCGCCAGAAACTCAGCAGTGGTTTACAGAGCGGATGAAACCGAAGAAAACCATTCGTCTGGACTCCAGCCACGCCTCTTTGGCTTCCCATCCCAATGAAATCATTGCCTTGATTGAAGAAGCGGCCAAAGGCCATTAA
- the queA gene encoding tRNA preQ1(34) S-adenosylmethionine ribosyltransferase-isomerase QueA: MRVADFSFELPESLIAHYPQPQRSGCRLLSLDGPTGTLTHGIFTDLLDKLVPGDLLVFNNTRVIPARLFGRKASGGKLEVLVERVLDDHRVLAHVKASKAPKPGAELLLGDDESIQATMLARHDTLFELRFDDERDVLTILNAVGHMPLPPYIDRPDEDADRELYQTVYSQRPGAVAAPTAGLHFDEPMLAALRDKGIEMAFVTLHVGAGTFQPVRVDTIEDHIMHSEYAEVPQEVVDAVLACKARGNRVVAVGTTSVRSLESAANATDDGLIAPFFGDTRIFIYPGYHYQVVDALITNFHLPESTLIMLVSAFAGYKNTMNAYQQAVAEQYRFFSYGDAMFISRNPQASTEMISQEEAGNQ, encoded by the coding sequence ATGCGTGTTGCCGATTTTTCTTTTGAGCTCCCGGAATCTCTGATTGCCCATTATCCTCAGCCCCAGCGGAGCGGTTGCCGCTTATTGTCGCTGGATGGCCCGACGGGAACATTAACGCACGGTATTTTCACTGATTTGCTGGATAAGCTAGTGCCCGGTGATCTGTTGGTGTTCAATAACACGCGGGTTATTCCGGCGCGTTTATTTGGTCGTAAAGCCAGTGGCGGCAAACTTGAAGTATTAGTGGAGCGCGTGTTGGATGACCACCGTGTTCTGGCTCACGTCAAAGCGTCGAAAGCCCCCAAGCCGGGTGCTGAGTTGCTGTTAGGCGACGATGAGAGCATTCAGGCCACCATGTTGGCACGTCATGACACGCTGTTTGAATTGCGTTTTGACGATGAGCGCGATGTTTTGACTATTTTGAATGCTGTCGGTCATATGCCTTTGCCTCCTTATATTGATCGTCCTGATGAAGATGCTGACCGTGAGTTATATCAAACGGTATACAGTCAGCGCCCAGGCGCGGTAGCCGCCCCAACTGCCGGGTTGCATTTTGATGAGCCGATGTTGGCGGCATTGCGGGACAAAGGCATTGAGATGGCTTTTGTGACTTTGCATGTTGGCGCAGGGACATTCCAGCCGGTGCGGGTCGATACCATTGAAGACCACATCATGCATTCTGAGTATGCGGAAGTGCCTCAAGAAGTCGTTGATGCAGTATTGGCCTGTAAAGCCCGTGGCAACCGCGTTGTTGCTGTGGGCACAACATCAGTCCGGTCATTGGAAAGTGCGGCTAACGCCACTGATGACGGCCTGATTGCCCCCTTCTTTGGCGATACTCGCATTTTTATTTATCCGGGTTATCACTATCAGGTGGTGGATGCATTAATAACCAACTTCCATTTACCTGAATCAACATTAATAATGTTGGTTTCTGCTTTCGCTGGTTATAAAAATACCATGAATGCTTATCAGCAGGCAGTGGCAGAACAATATCGCTTTTTCAGTTACGGCGATGCGATGTTCATCAGCCGTAATCCACAGGCAAGCACAGAAATGATATCCCAAGAGGAAGCGGGTAATCAGTAG
- a CDS encoding ACP phosphodiesterase — protein MNFLAHLHLATLADSSLLGNLLADFVRGNPQGEYSPEIVAGIMMHRRVDVMTDTLPLVKEARTYFSADYRRVAPITLDVLWDHFLARHWDKLMPGCTLPDFTEHAQQQILPHLSQTPARFQNLNAYLWPERWLERYAELPFIADVLQGMANRRPKLAALAGSFYDIEQHYQPLEQLFWAFYPAMMLQAQQKHI, from the coding sequence ATGAATTTTCTTGCTCATCTCCATCTCGCCACCTTGGCTGACAGCTCTTTATTGGGCAATTTACTGGCTGACTTTGTCCGGGGTAATCCACAGGGTGAATACTCCCCTGAGATAGTCGCCGGTATCATGATGCATCGGCGCGTTGACGTCATGACCGATACTTTGCCGCTCGTGAAAGAGGCGCGAACTTATTTTAGTGCCGATTATCGCCGTGTTGCCCCTATCACACTGGATGTGCTGTGGGACCATTTTCTGGCGCGCCACTGGGATAAGCTGATGCCGGGCTGCACCCTGCCCGATTTTACTGAACACGCGCAACAGCAAATTTTGCCACATTTATCGCAAACACCGGCTCGTTTCCAGAACCTCAATGCTTATCTGTGGCCTGAGCGTTGGCTGGAACGTTATGCTGAACTACCCTTTATAGCTGATGTGTTACAAGGTATGGCAAATCGACGGCCCAAATTAGCCGCGCTTGCAGGCTCTTTTTACGATATAGAGCAACACTATCAGCCATTAGAACAACTGTTTTGGGCTTTTTATCCTGCCATGATGTTGCAGGCACAACAGAAACACATTTAG
- a CDS encoding peroxiredoxin C: protein MVLVTRQAPDFTAAAVLGSGEIVENFNLKKHLNGRPAVLFFWPMDFTFVCPSELIAFDHRYEEFQKRGVEVVGVSFDSEFVHNAWRKTPVDKGGIGEVKYPMVADIKREIQQAYGIEHPDAGVALRGSFLIDKNGVVRHQVVNDLPLGRNIDEMLRMVDALQFHEEHGDVCPAQWEKGKAGMGASPDGVAKYLSENAAKL, encoded by the coding sequence ATGGTTCTGGTCACTCGTCAAGCCCCTGATTTTACAGCAGCTGCTGTTCTTGGTAGCGGCGAAATCGTTGAAAACTTCAACCTGAAAAAACACCTGAACGGCCGCCCTGCCGTCCTGTTCTTTTGGCCAATGGACTTTACTTTCGTTTGTCCTTCAGAGTTGATCGCTTTCGACCACCGTTACGAAGAATTCCAGAAACGTGGTGTTGAAGTTGTTGGTGTTTCTTTCGACTCCGAGTTTGTACACAACGCATGGCGTAAAACTCCAGTAGATAAAGGCGGTATTGGTGAAGTTAAATACCCAATGGTTGCTGATATCAAACGTGAAATTCAGCAAGCTTACGGTATTGAACACCCAGACGCGGGTGTTGCACTGCGTGGTTCTTTCTTGATCGACAAAAACGGTGTTGTTCGTCACCAAGTGGTTAATGACCTGCCACTGGGCCGTAACATTGATGAAATGCTGCGTATGGTTGACGCCCTGCAATTCCACGAAGAACACGGCGATGTTTGCCCTGCTCAGTGGGAAAAAGGGAAAGCCGGTATGGGCGCATCTCCAGATGGCGTGGCTAAATACCTGTCTGAAAACGCCGCTAAACTGTAA
- the ggt gene encoding gamma-glutamyltransferase has protein sequence MNLQKWNRPLAVLAFLVSGTLHAASTPAVEAKNGMVVTSQYLASQVGTDILKMGGNAVDAAVAVGYAQAVVNPCCGNIGGGGFMTIHLADGTDTFINFRETAPAAASADMYLDKAGKVTKDASLYGYLAAGVPGTVLGMDSAQKKYGKLTRQQVMAPAIKLAREGFVLTRADTDILDTTVKRFRQDPESARIFLRQNGEALQPGDRLIQADLADTLSAISAQGPDAFYQGKIPQAVEAAAKKGGGILTAADFASYKITETAPITCSYRGYKFVSAPPPSSGGVTLCETLNVLEGYDLKNMGFNSAAYIHTLTEAMRHAYMDRNTFLGDPAFVKNPIDRLLSKSYAADIRKQIVANKATPSVEVQPGMQPHEKPETTHYSIVDHEGNAVSTTYTVNGRFGAVVIAPGTGFFLNDEMDDFTVKVGEQNLYGLVQGATNAIAPGKRPLSSMSPTLVTKDGKTFMVLGSPGGSRIITITLQTALNIIDHGMAPQEAVDAPRVHHQWLPDEVYYEQRGVSADSLNLLKTMGYNMVEQNPWGAAELILVGLAGVDGVSPANSGNDSAVSGKVREGYLYGANDVRRPAGAAVGY, from the coding sequence ATGAATTTGCAAAAATGGAACAGACCCTTGGCTGTATTGGCTTTTCTGGTCAGCGGGACACTGCATGCGGCCTCAACCCCGGCAGTAGAGGCGAAAAATGGCATGGTGGTGACATCCCAATATCTGGCGTCACAGGTTGGAACTGACATTTTAAAAATGGGTGGGAATGCGGTCGATGCTGCAGTAGCCGTGGGCTACGCGCAGGCGGTGGTGAATCCTTGCTGTGGCAATATCGGCGGCGGTGGTTTTATGACCATTCACCTTGCAGATGGAACGGACACATTTATAAATTTCCGTGAAACCGCGCCAGCCGCAGCCAGTGCCGATATGTATCTGGATAAAGCGGGCAAAGTGACCAAAGATGCCAGCTTGTATGGCTATTTGGCCGCGGGGGTGCCCGGCACGGTATTGGGGATGGACAGCGCGCAGAAGAAATACGGTAAATTGACGCGCCAGCAAGTGATGGCCCCGGCGATTAAATTGGCCCGTGAAGGTTTTGTGTTGACCCGCGCCGACACTGACATTCTGGATACAACCGTGAAGCGCTTTCGCCAAGACCCTGAATCTGCACGTATTTTCCTGCGCCAAAATGGGGAAGCGCTGCAACCGGGTGACCGCCTGATTCAAGCGGACCTGGCTGATACCCTGAGCGCAATATCCGCGCAAGGCCCGGATGCATTCTATCAGGGGAAAATACCTCAAGCTGTTGAAGCCGCAGCCAAAAAAGGTGGCGGCATTTTAACCGCAGCCGATTTTGCCAGCTATAAAATTACAGAAACTGCCCCCATCACCTGTAGCTATCGTGGCTATAAATTTGTCTCCGCCCCGCCCCCCAGCTCCGGTGGCGTGACTCTGTGTGAAACTTTGAATGTCCTTGAGGGTTATGACCTCAAAAATATGGGCTTTAACTCCGCCGCCTACATCCATACTCTGACGGAGGCGATGCGCCATGCTTATATGGACCGCAATACTTTCCTCGGTGATCCGGCGTTTGTTAAAAACCCAATAGACCGGCTGCTCAGCAAAAGTTATGCCGCTGATATTCGTAAGCAAATTGTCGCCAATAAAGCGACGCCTTCAGTAGAAGTGCAGCCGGGTATGCAGCCCCATGAAAAACCGGAAACCACCCACTACTCTATCGTCGACCATGAGGGCAATGCGGTTTCGACGACCTACACCGTGAACGGCCGCTTTGGCGCGGTAGTGATTGCACCCGGTACCGGTTTTTTCCTGAATGATGAAATGGATGATTTTACTGTCAAAGTGGGTGAACAAAACCTGTACGGTTTGGTACAGGGAGCCACCAATGCCATCGCCCCCGGTAAGCGCCCACTATCGTCGATGAGCCCAACATTGGTGACTAAAGACGGTAAGACATTTATGGTATTAGGATCACCGGGCGGCTCGCGGATCATCACCATTACCTTGCAAACAGCATTAAATATCATCGACCACGGCATGGCCCCTCAAGAGGCCGTGGATGCACCACGGGTTCATCATCAGTGGCTCCCGGATGAGGTCTACTACGAGCAGCGCGGCGTCTCAGCGGATAGTCTTAATCTACTGAAAACCATGGGATATAACATGGTTGAGCAGAATCCATGGGGGGCTGCTGAGTTGATTTTGGTCGGTTTAGCGGGTGTTGATGGGGTCAGCCCCGCCAACTCGGGTAATGATTCCGCGGTGTCAGGGAAAGTCCGTGAGGGCTATCTTTATGGGGCTAATGATGTTCGCCGCCCAGCAGGTGCCGCAGTCGGTTATTGA